The Candidatus Thermoplasmatota archaeon genome window below encodes:
- a CDS encoding clostripain-related cysteine peptidase translates to VASDGKDSAESNLWHFESEEKTGGEGGETNTTTTGWTVMIYLDGDNNMDSYAQMELSEITSVETNENVTVLVLYDGRGDHNSHLYVSENKSFNEMPLSEINPDWSYGNEVNMGDCAPLREFIGYSMKNYPAGNYMLELWNHGNGWMGICRDENPADRLTMGEIKNAISGSCEEYGEIIDVLVYTACGMGEIECAYGLTDYVSYFVASEESVFATGLPHADILESIAGNTSMGAHELSEEIVNEYALYYQYAQSATISAWNMNFIENLTHAVDELAQILSSRTAAHAIEIEDSYYETESFNSIGIVDLYDFAFNIQKNFANDSVVNNASQAVIENVTRAIFYEWHGNEHQNAHGISIYFPPDGNYVSSYENTDFALHTHWDEFLRAFYGI, encoded by the coding sequence GTAGCTAGTGATGGAAAAGATTCTGCTGAAAGCAATTTATGGCATTTCGAGAGCGAGGAAAAAACTGGTGGGGAGGGGGGGGAGACCAATACAACCACCACGGGGTGGACAGTCATGATATATCTTGACGGAGACAACAACATGGATTCCTATGCCCAGATGGAATTAAGTGAAATTACTTCGGTTGAGACCAATGAAAATGTAACCGTGCTCGTTCTTTATGACGGCCGTGGAGACCATAATTCCCATCTTTACGTTTCGGAAAATAAATCGTTTAATGAAATGCCGCTGAGCGAAATAAATCCTGACTGGAGTTACGGAAACGAGGTAAACATGGGCGACTGTGCCCCCCTCCGGGAGTTTATAGGGTATTCAATGAAAAATTATCCTGCTGGAAATTACATGCTCGAGTTATGGAACCACGGCAACGGATGGATGGGCATATGCCGTGACGAGAACCCGGCTGATAGATTAACGATGGGGGAGATAAAAAATGCGATTTCTGGCAGCTGCGAGGAGTACGGCGAAATCATAGATGTTTTAGTATACACTGCCTGTGGGATGGGGGAAATAGAATGTGCATACGGGCTGACGGATTATGTAAGCTATTTTGTAGCCTCCGAGGAATCTGTTTTTGCAACGGGCCTGCCGCATGCAGACATTTTGGAAAGCATCGCGGGCAATACTTCAATGGGTGCTCATGAGTTATCCGAAGAAATAGTCAATGAATACGCTTTGTACTATCAATATGCCCAGAGCGCAACGATTTCCGCCTGGAACATGAATTTCATTGAAAACCTGACCCATGCTGTCGATGAGCTTGCACAGATATTGTCTTCCAGAACTGCAGCCCATGCTATCGAAATAGAGGATTCGTATTATGAAACAGAATCGTTTAACAGTATTGGAATCGTGGATTTGTATGATTTTGCCTTTAACATACAAAAAAATTTTGCGAATGACTCTGTTGTAAACAATGCCTCCCAGGCTGTTATAGAAAATGTTACAAGGGCAATATTCTATGAATGGCACGGAAATGAGCACCAAAATGCCCACGGCATAAGCATATATTTCCCGCCGGATGGCAACTACGTAAGCTCATATGAAAATACGGATTTTGCTTTACATACACACTGGGATGAATTTTTACGGGCATTTTACGGCATTTAA
- a CDS encoding PAS domain S-box protein, translating into MRDKNKECMEIEEALRESEKRYRELFENANDIIWTADVKGRYTSVNKMFEKSLGYDREELIGEQSLKLVADEDKEKSIQIYRKTLGGKPQSYELKIKTKDGNTRIVMLRTMPIRENGEVIGVQGIARDITENKKVEEELRESNELKQLLMESFPNKIFFKNRKSVYVFCNSHYAADIGIAPDEIQGKTDYNFYPRDLADKYRTDDQRIMKSGQLEQMEEPYRIGNEERTVLTVKTPVRDANGNIIGVLGIFTDITERKKMEEELKQSEEKYRTLVETAQEGICIDDEDDNITFANKAFADMLRYERNEIIGMNFRELIDERQIPELERQTKIRMEGKSSKYEITLYTKDGKPRTVIVSAAPLLDVDGKYEGSISVNLDITERKKAEEKIKHLNLVLRAVRNVNQLIVGEKDKNKLIQRVCDVFIETRGYSSAWIALFDENKKFITFAKTGLGKDFAPLEELFKRGELIECCRRALKQSGVVTIKDPSACVGCPLLGKEPSEKAMTVRLEYKGKVFGLASVSIPAHLAANKEERSLFKEAVGDIAFALYNIEMEEKHKQAEEALKESEEKFRLLAESSTSAIFIYQDDIFKYANPAMEKISGYSRDELIGMKFWNVVHPDDVRVIKKRGKAREKGGKVEPHHYEFRVITKDGKTKWIDFAAANIIYEGKPAGLGNAYDVTERKRAEEALKIALEQEREFKARTAHYFFNPLCIAKGYLELAMKDERDADQREKLKAIINAVERVESVVKNVVTKGEIRE; encoded by the coding sequence ATGAGGGATAAAAATAAGGAATGCATGGAGATTGAGGAAGCATTACGGGAAAGCGAGAAAAGGTATAGGGAGTTATTCGAAAATGCCAATGACATAATTTGGACTGCCGATGTGAAGGGCAGGTACACATCGGTAAATAAAATGTTCGAGAAAAGCCTCGGATATGATAGAGAAGAATTGATCGGAGAACAGTCGTTGAAACTCGTGGCTGATGAAGATAAAGAGAAATCGATACAAATATATCGAAAAACATTGGGTGGAAAACCGCAGTCATATGAATTGAAAATCAAGACAAAAGATGGGAATACTAGAATCGTTATGTTGAGGACGATGCCAATTCGAGAAAATGGGGAAGTTATTGGCGTTCAAGGTATTGCAAGAGACATTACGGAGAACAAAAAGGTAGAGGAGGAACTGCGAGAGAGTAATGAGCTGAAGCAGTTATTGATGGAAAGCTTTCCTAACAAGATATTCTTCAAAAATCGGAAATCCGTCTACGTGTTTTGCAACTCACATTATGCCGCGGATATAGGCATTGCTCCAGATGAGATTCAGGGCAAGACTGACTACAATTTCTATCCGCGGGACCTCGCTGACAAATACCGCACCGACGACCAGAGGATTATGAAATCCGGCCAGCTTGAGCAGATGGAAGAGCCTTACAGAATTGGCAACGAAGAACGTACAGTTCTCACTGTAAAAACACCAGTGCGAGACGCAAATGGCAACATTATCGGCGTACTGGGAATATTCACTGATATCACCGAGCGAAAGAAAATGGAGGAGGAATTAAAGCAATCAGAAGAAAAATACAGAACTTTGGTTGAAACAGCCCAAGAAGGAATTTGTATTGATGATGAAGACGATAATATCACTTTTGCCAATAAAGCATTTGCAGACATGCTTAGATATGAGAGAAATGAAATCATTGGCATGAATTTTCGGGAATTGATAGATGAAAGGCAGATACCCGAGTTGGAGAGACAAACGAAGATAAGGATGGAAGGAAAATCAAGCAAGTACGAAATCACATTATATACCAAGGATGGTAAACCTCGCACCGTTATCGTTTCCGCTGCACCATTATTGGATGTTGATGGAAAATATGAAGGTAGCATAAGTGTGAACCTGGATATTACAGAAAGAAAGAAAGCAGAGGAAAAAATAAAACATCTCAATCTAGTTTTGCGTGCCGTGCGCAATGTAAATCAGCTTATTGTTGGAGAGAAAGATAAAAACAAGTTAATTCAGAGGGTGTGCGATGTCTTCATCGAAACACGCGGCTATAGCAGTGCATGGATTGCACTCTTTGATGAAAATAAAAAGTTCATTACATTTGCAAAAACAGGTTTGGGTAAGGATTTTGCCCCATTGGAGGAATTGTTCAAGCGCGGCGAGCTGATAGAATGCTGCAGGAGGGCTTTAAAGCAATCTGGAGTTGTAACAATAAAAGATCCTTCTGCATGTGTTGGTTGTCCACTTTTGGGAAAAGAACCCAGTGAGAAGGCGATGACTGTTAGATTGGAATATAAAGGAAAAGTCTTCGGTCTGGCATCTGTTTCTATCCCTGCTCATCTTGCTGCTAATAAGGAGGAGCGTAGCCTTTTCAAAGAAGCTGTTGGTGATATTGCCTTTGCCCTATACAATATTGAAATGGAGGAAAAACACAAACAGGCAGAAGAAGCATTAAAAGAAAGCGAAGAGAAATTTAGATTGCTTGCAGAATCTTCCACATCAGCCATTTTCATTTACCAAGATGATATTTTTAAATATGCAAATCCGGCAATGGAAAAAATAAGTGGCTATTCTAGAGATGAATTAATTGGGATGAAGTTCTGGAATGTTGTGCATCCAGATGATGTTAGGGTAATAAAGAAAAGAGGTAAGGCAAGAGAAAAAGGAGGAAAAGTAGAGCCTCATCATTACGAATTCAGAGTTATAACAAAAGACGGTAAAACAAAATGGATTGACTTTGCTGCTGCAAATATTATATACGAAGGCAAGCCTGCTGGATTGGGTAATGCATATGATGTTACGGAAAGAAAGAGAGCAGAAGAAGCATTGAAAATAGCATTGGAGCAGGAAAGAGAATTTAAGGCTAGAACAGCACATTATTTCTTCAACCCCCTATGTATTGCAAAAGGATACCTTGAGCTGGCAATGAAAGATGAGAGAGATGCTGATCAGCGTGAGAAATTAAAAGCCATCATTAATGCTGTGGAAAGGGTGGAAAGTGTTGTAAAAAATGTAGTTACGAAGGGAGAGATTCGTGAGTAA
- a CDS encoding response regulator, whose translation MSKRILVVDDEEAIQELIQIYLSELDVKIYPALSGEEGLEKYTELMKKEKKADLVIMNLKLPGMDGVETTKKIMQVNPDALIYGFTASFGTGWAEELKKAGAKSVIPRTVGFDAFREIVKKILEGEEVEL comes from the coding sequence GTGAGTAAAAGGATACTGGTTGTAGATGATGAAGAGGCAATACAGGAACTGATACAGATATACCTTTCCGAGTTGGATGTGAAAATATATCCCGCTTTAAGTGGTGAGGAAGGGTTAGAAAAATATACAGAGCTTATGAAAAAGGAAAAGAAAGCTGACCTGGTTATAATGAACCTCAAGCTTCCTGGCATGGACGGGGTTGAAACAACAAAAAAGATAATGCAGGTTAATCCAGACGCATTGATATATGGATTTACAGCATCTTTCGGCACTGGCTGGGCTGAAGAGCTGAAAAAAGCCGGTGCAAAAAGCGTGATACCAAGAACTGTTGGTTTTGATGCTTTTCGAGAGATTGTAAAAAAGATTTTGGAAGGGGAAGAAGTAGAACTCTGA
- a CDS encoding DNA methyltransferase, which translates to MLEANKKAAAKFGIDIDLIEKRADTQKNIEILGNDLTFIGVREFERTKHVHRLHPYLGKFIPQLVEVFLRKYFKKGDIILDPFSGSGTALIEANVLGMNSIGIELSPFNVLIQRVKTKKCDIPEVETEIKDALKRLRVFSKQLTTGGQTLFGKIERFETDSEYLKTWFADGALQEILFYRSIIGDYKNQDVLKIILSRSARSARLIPHYDLARPKKPVRETYWCIKHKRYCEPINEALKFINRYSYDTIKRLKEFNKIRTDAFIKIYQGNARTNKLPEDIEIDGIFTSPPYVGVIDYHEQHRYAYELFDFPRLDELEIGPARKGQNGNAKKEYMKGIIDVFKNVSKYLKDGALIFIVANDKFNLYPEIGKQCSFELIDVFNRPVLMRTERDSNKYFESIFHFKKV; encoded by the coding sequence ATGCTTGAAGCAAACAAGAAAGCAGCCGCAAAGTTTGGGATAGATATAGACCTTATAGAAAAGAGAGCAGACACGCAAAAAAATATTGAGATTTTGGGAAATGACCTAACCTTTATTGGTGTAAGAGAATTCGAGAGAACAAAACATGTCCATAGGTTACATCCTTATCTTGGTAAATTCATTCCTCAGCTTGTAGAGGTATTTTTAAGAAAGTATTTCAAAAAAGGTGATATAATACTTGATCCTTTTTCAGGTTCTGGAACAGCACTGATAGAAGCTAATGTATTAGGAATGAACTCAATAGGAATTGAACTATCACCTTTTAATGTATTAATTCAGAGAGTTAAAACGAAGAAATGTGATATTCCGGAGGTGGAAACGGAAATTAAAGATGCATTGAAAAGGTTGAGAGTGTTTAGTAAACAGCTAACAACAGGCGGACAGACATTATTCGGAAAGATAGAACGATTTGAAACTGACAGCGAATATTTAAAAACGTGGTTTGCAGATGGGGCATTACAGGAAATCTTGTTTTACCGAAGTATAATAGGTGATTACAAAAATCAGGATGTCTTAAAAATTATTCTCTCAAGGTCTGCCCGCTCAGCAAGACTTATCCCTCATTATGATTTAGCACGTCCCAAAAAACCTGTTAGAGAAACTTACTGGTGTATTAAACATAAAAGGTATTGCGAGCCTATTAATGAAGCTTTAAAATTCATAAACCGTTACAGTTATGATACAATAAAACGGTTAAAAGAATTTAACAAAATTAGAACAGATGCTTTTATCAAAATCTATCAAGGAAATGCACGGACGAATAAGTTGCCTGAGGATATAGAAATAGATGGTATTTTTACATCTCCACCATATGTGGGAGTTATCGATTATCATGAGCAACATAGGTATGCATATGAACTATTTGATTTCCCAAGACTTGATGAGCTAGAAATAGGACCTGCCAGAAAAGGACAGAATGGGAATGCTAAGAAAGAATACATGAAAGGGATAATAGATGTCTTTAAAAATGTATCTAAGTACCTGAAAGATGGAGCATTAATTTTTATCGTAGCAAATGATAAGTTTAACTTATATCCCGAAATTGGGAAACAATGTAGTTTTGAACTAATCGATGTTTTTAACAGACCCGTTCTGATGAGAACAGAGAGAGATTCTAATAAATATTTTGAATCTATATTCCATTTCAAGAAGGTGTAA
- a CDS encoding TdeIII family type II restriction endonuclease, with amino-acid sequence MSLSSKTASEIAELLTTTVREKLRKYKPETVHMPFHHRLLGKDRYAIFSFIQSMNTTFGISIWEQVAVILAKGAGNYAKRQYKLLGEINNETEKLISGLHYQLRKGKISTDKIYEIEQIRKKIKRGSAKTDPDSVVDLFVKIQNEENYFDITSAKPNMKEFVALKLKLLRWTALRLSQDKNINLFTRLAIPYNPYHPEPYERWTLKGLYDLEKGEILVGKEFWNFVACDNIYEELLDVFQEVGEELRDEINKKFDEFRTGKGD; translated from the coding sequence ATGAGTTTATCATCAAAAACGGCAAGTGAAATCGCTGAACTTCTTACCACTACTGTAAGAGAAAAACTAAGGAAGTATAAACCTGAAACGGTGCATATGCCTTTTCATCATAGACTTCTTGGTAAAGACCGCTATGCAATATTTTCTTTTATTCAGTCAATGAATACTACTTTTGGAATCTCTATTTGGGAACAGGTTGCGGTTATTTTAGCTAAAGGTGCTGGCAATTATGCAAAAAGACAATATAAGTTACTTGGTGAAATAAACAATGAGACAGAAAAACTAATCAGCGGGCTTCACTATCAATTAAGAAAAGGAAAAATTTCTACAGACAAAATTTATGAAATAGAGCAGATTAGAAAGAAGATAAAAAGAGGTTCAGCAAAAACTGACCCAGATTCGGTTGTAGATTTGTTTGTAAAAATACAGAATGAAGAGAACTACTTTGACATCACAAGTGCTAAACCAAATATGAAAGAATTTGTGGCATTGAAACTGAAACTTTTGAGATGGACGGCTTTAAGATTAAGCCAAGATAAGAATATCAATCTTTTTACAAGACTTGCTATTCCCTATAATCCTTATCATCCAGAACCTTACGAGCGATGGACATTGAAAGGATTGTATGATTTAGAAAAAGGCGAAATTTTGGTTGGAAAGGAATTCTGGAATTTTGTTGCTTGTGATAATATCTACGAAGAATTATTAGATGTATTCCAGGAAGTCGGAGAAGAATTAAGAGATGAAATAAATAAAAAGTTTGATGAGTTTAGGACTGGTAAAGGAGATTAA